One genomic window of Euleptes europaea isolate rEulEur1 chromosome 10, rEulEur1.hap1, whole genome shotgun sequence includes the following:
- the LOC130483457 gene encoding amine sulfotransferase-like codes for MQPPKEYVFNHKGFNFQPEMATAEYIDSLEDFEIRDSDVFLVTYPKSGTVWTQNILSLIYHEGHRDGTEDTDIMDRVPWLEYNIRSMDYISRPSPRLFAAHLPYYLVPKGLRNKRAKVIYVARNPKDVLVSYFHFTRISVLMETAGNFDDFMESFLAGEVLASSWLDHVEGWYNHQGDFNILFLTYEEMKKDLRNSVLKICTFLGKKLTEDELQAVVDKASFDKMRVDPRANYEHLPADLLDHDKGRFLRKGTIGDWKNIMTVAQSERFDSVFKERMQNLPIRFCWDINEDLPF; via the exons ATGCAGCCACCAAAGGAGTACGTTTTCAACCACAAAGGATTTAATTTCCAACCCGAGATGGCTACAGCAGAATACATAGATTCACTGGAAGACTTTGAAATCAGAGATAGTGATGTATTCCTAGTCACTTATCCCAAATCAG GCACAGTATGGACTCAGAACATTTTGAGCCTGATTTATCATGAAGGTCATCGAGATGGAACTGAGGACACAGACATAATGGACAGGGTCCCTTGGCTGGAGTACAACATCCGTAGTATGGATTACATCAGTCGCCCATCCCCTCGACTCTTTGCAGCCCATCTGCCCTACTATTTGGTACCTAAGGGGTTAAGAAACAAAAGAGCAAAG GTTATTTATGTGGCAAGAAACCCAAAGGATGTCTTGGTTTCCTATTTCCATTTTACCAGAATTTCAGTCTTAATGGAAACAGCAGGAAACTTTGATGATTTCATGGAAAGTTTTTTAGCTGGTGAag TTCTAGCTAGTTCATGGCTAGACCATGTCGAAGGCTGGTATAATCACCAGGGTGACTTCAATATTCTCTTCCTTACCTATGAAGAAATGAAGAAG GACCTGAGAAATTCTGTATTGAAAATATGCACCTTCCTAGGAAAGAAGCTGACTGAGGATGAGTTGCAGGCTGTTGTGGATAAGGCTTCATTTGATAAAATGAGAGTGGATCCCAGAGCAAACTATGAACACTTGCCAGCTGATCTCCTAGACCATGACAAAGGACGCTTTCTTCGCAAAG GTACTATTGGGGACTGGAAAAACATAATGACTGTAGCACAGAGTGAAAGGTTTGACAGCGTTTTTAAGGAAAGGATGCAAAATCTGCCCATCAGGTTTTGCTGGGATATCAATGAAGACCTTCCTTTTTGA